A segment of the Candidatus Brevundimonas phytovorans genome:
GCTCAACTCCTGGCCCGCCGAGCCGCTGCGCAAGGAACACGAAGCCTTCGTCCACGCCATCCGCACCGGCGAGACGGCGGCGGTCTCGGGCGAAGACGGTCTGCGCAATCTGGAAGTCGCCCTGCGCTGCCTGGGCGAGCATTAGGCCTAGGTCTTTGGCGGCGCGCCGGGCCTGAATCTCAGGCGGCAATGCAGGCGGCCGTCGGCGTAGTCCATGGTCGCCGCGCCGGCCAGGGTGGTGCGGATGCTGGTCTCGATCAGGCGCGAGCCGAAGCCTGAGCGCGTCGGCGCGACCACGGTCGGACCGCCGTGCTCGCGCCAGTCCAGGGTGATCAGGCCCTCGTCGTCGGCCTCCGTCCAGTCGACCGTCACCCAGCCGCCGGGGCCGTCCGGGCAGCTGAGGGCGCCGTATTTGGCGGCGTTGGTGACCAGTTCGTGCAGGATCAGGCCCATCGACAGGGCCTGCTCGGCGCCCAGGGTCACGTCCGGCCCGGTCATCCGCAGACGATCCTCGGCATAGGGTCGGAACTCCTGGACCAGAAGGTCGCGCAGCCGCGCCTTTTCCCAGCCGTTGGCGGTCAGCAGGTTGTGGGTGTCCGACAGGGCGATCAGCCGGGCCTGGAACAGCCGCATGAAATCCTCGACGCTGCTGGAGCGGCGCGCCGTCAGGGCGGCGATGGACTGGATGGTGGCCAGGGTGTTCTTCACCCTATGGTTCAGCTCATTGATCAGCAGGCGCTGGCGATGCTCGCTGGTGGCCAGGGCGGCGAAGGCCTGACGCCGGTCGGTGACGTCGGTGATGACCCCGGCCAGCTTGATCGGTCGTCCTGAACGCGAGCGGATCAGTCGTCCGCGCAACTGCAGCCAGCGGCCGCTGTCCCGCATCTGATACTCGGCGTTGTATTCGCCGCCCCTGAGCGCCCGCGCCAGGGTGGCGGCGCGGCGCGGCAGGTCTTCAGGCTTGAGCTTGCGCAGGAAGTCGGCCGCGCCGAAGGCCTCGCCGTGGGCCAAGCCCAGGTATTTGCGCGCCCGGCCGGACAGCCAGAGGCTCTGGCCCGGAAGGCTCAGCTCCCAATAGCCGACCCCGCCCGCGTCAATGATGGCGATCAGCTTGTCGCGCTGGCCGACCATGGAGGCCGCCAGCGCCAGAAACAGGATGACGACGGTCACGGCGGCCACGCCCACGGCCAGCATCAGCGGCGGAGCGCCGACCGGATGGATCGGGGCGGGGCTCTGCAACGGGGTCAGGGTCAGGGCCGCCATGGCGAAGTAGTGCATGCCCACGACCGCCAGCCCCAAGACGACCGCCGCCGCGAGCCGCACCCGCGTCGAACGCGCCCGCTCGGCGGCGACCAGAGCGATGATGGAGGCCGACAGGGCGACGACCGCGGACAGGGCCACCAGGCTGGGCCGATAGGCGAAGGCGGCCGTGGTCCGCAGCGCCGCCATGCCGACATAGTGCATGGTGCAGATGCTGGCGCCCATGATGAGGCCGGCCGGCAGAAGACGGCGCAAGCCCTCGCTTTGGGCCGCGATCAGAAAGGCCAGGCTGGACCCGGCGACGGCCAGCAGGAAGGAGACGAGGGTCAGGGTCAGGTCATACTGGACCGGGCCGCCCGGATCGAAGCCCAGCATGGCGATGAAATGCATCGACCAGACGCCGCCGCCCATGGCGGTCGCCGCCGTCGCCAGCCAGGCCAGCCGCGCCGCCCCCTGTCTTCCGCGCACCTGCTGGAACAGGTCCAGGGCTGTCCAGGCCGCGAACACGGCCACCAGGACGGACAGGGCGCCGAAGGGCGAGATGAGGTGTAGATGCACTTTCCAGCCTCCCTCGATCTGAAACGCGCAGTGATCCGATTTTTACAGGAGCGCCGTTCGTCGACGCTTGTCCAGCGTCCGGCGATGTTCAGGCGGTCGTCATCTGCATCGACAGCCATTCGGCCATCAGGGCGGGCTTGTCGCCGCCTTCGATCTCGACGGTGAGGGCGTGCTTCAGCAGCCAGCGGGTCACGCCGTCCTGGACGCCCTTGTTCTCGGCGGACATCAGGATGAACCGGCCGCGCACCCTCGATCCTGCGGGCACCGGGGCCAGGAAGCGCAGCTTGTCGAAGCCGTAGTTGACGCCCATGACCACCCCGTCCAGCGGCGCCACCGCTTCCGCCATGGCCGAGGCCAGGCTGAGGGTCAGAAACCCATGCGCGATGGTCCCGCCGAAGGGGGTCGCCCTGGCCCGCTCGGGATCGACGTGGATGAACTGCTCGTCCTCGGTGATCTTCGCAAAGGCGTCGATGCGGGCCTGATCAATGGTGATCCAGCGGCTGAGGCCGACCTCCTGGCCGACCAGGGATTGCAGATCGCTCGGCTTCGTCATCGGGGTCCCCTCCGTTTTCCGCAGCCTTGACTGCGTCGCGGACGGGCGCAAGGGGCGGCAGTCAGCCCTTGAACCGCCCCTCGATGATCTCGGCGAACAGGCCCGGATCGACGTTGCCGCCGGACAGGATGATCCCGGTGGTCAGGCCCTTGCCCGCGACCTTGCCGGACAGCAATGCGGCGAGGGACACGGCGCCGCCCGGCTCGATGACCAGCTTCAGCCAGCGGAAGGCGAAGCGCATGGCCTCGGCCACCTCGGCGTCGGTAACGGTCGCGGCGCCCGACAGGCGTCGGTTGACGGGGAAGGTCAGTTCGCCCGGCATGGGCGCCATCAGGGCGTCGCAGATGGACGGGGCGCCTTGCGGATGGGCCGTGCGTTCGCCGGCTTCCAGCGAGCGGCGGGTGTCGTCGAAGGCTTCGGGCTCGACCACGATGACGCGGGTCTCGGGGCTCTGTTCGGCCATGACCAGGTTGATGCCGGCGATCAGACCGCCGCCCGAGGCGCCGCACAGCAGCTGGTCCATCGGGATCCCCGCCTGTTCCAGCATCTCCAGGCCCACCGTGCCCTGGCCTTCGATGATGAAGGGATCGTCGAAGGGCGGGACCAGGACGGCGCCGCGTTCGGCGGCGATCTCGGCGCCGATGGCCTCACGGCTCTCGCTCCAGCGATCGTAGAAGCGCACCTCGCCGCCGAAGGCGCGCACGCCCTCGACCTTCACCGTGGGACTGTCGGACGGCATGACGATCAGGGCGCGGGTTCCCACGGCCTGCGCGGCGGCGGCCACCCCCTGCGCGTGATTGCCCGAAGAATAGGCCACGACGCCGCGCGTCTTCTCCGTCTCGGTCAGGCGGCTGATGCGGTTATAGGCCCCGCGAAACTTGAAGGCGCCCGCGACCTGCAGCGTCTCGGCCTTCATCAGGACGCGACCGCCGACGGTCGCGTTCAGAGCCGGATGCTCGATCAGCGGCGTGCGCACGGCGGCGGGGGCGATCTGGCGGGCGGCGTCGAGGACGCCGGAGAAGGAGGGCGTGTGCATGAGTTTCCTCTTACGTGCAGACGCAGGCTCTGCATAACTCACATCATGCAAGCGAACATGATCCTCGCCATCGACCAGGGCACCACCTCGACGCGGGCGATTGCGTTCGAGGTCACGCCTCAACCAGGGCGAAGCCCGGTAGGCGACAATCAGCCTCAAGCAGGGCGAAGCCCGGTAGGCCGCAAAAATGGAGGCGCGTTCAGCGCCGTCGCCGTCAGCCAGATCGAACTGGCCCAGCACTTCCCGCGCTCGGGCTGGGTCGAACATGACGCCGCCGAGATCTGGCGCGCGACCTTGCAGACCTGTCGCGAGGTGGTGCGCAAGGCCGGCGGGGTGGATCGTTTCGCCGCCGTGGGCATCACCAACCAGCGCGAGACGGCGGTCCTGTGGGACGCCGGGACCGGCGAGCCCTTGCATCGGGCCATCGTCTGGCAGGACCGGCGCACGTCGGACGTGACCACGCGGCTGGCGGCGGAAGGACATGAGGCAGCGGTGCAGGCCGCGACCGGCCTGATCCTCGACCCCTATTTCTCGGCCTCGAAATACGCCTGGCTGCTGGACGAAGTGCCGGGGGCGCGGGAGCGGGCGGCGAGGGGCGAGGTCCTGCTGGGCACCATCGACGCCTGGCTGATCTGGAAGCTGACGGGCGGACAAAGCCACGTCACCGACGCCACCAACGCCAGCCGCACCAGCCTGATGGACTTGCGGACGCTGCAATGGCGCGAGGACCTGTGCGACCTGTTCAAGGTGCCCATGCAGGCCCTGCCGGAGATCCGGGGATGCGCCGATCATCTGGGCGACTGCGACGCCAGCCTGTTCGGGCGGCCCCTGCCTGTTCATGGGTCGGCGGGGGACCAGCAGGCGGCCCTGGTCGGCCATGGGGCGCTGGCGGCGGGGGACGCCAAGATCACCTATGGCACCGGAGCCTTTCTGGTGGCCAACGTCGGAGAGGCGCCGGTGGCCTCGACCTCGCGACTGCTGGGGACCCTGGGCTACGCTGCTGATGGCCAGGTCGCCTATGCGCTGGAAGGGTCGATCTTCTCGGCCGGGTCGGCGATCCAGTGGCTGCGCGACGGGCTGAAGGTGATCTCGGACTCGCGTCAGTCCGAGGCCGTGGCCCAGACGCTGAAGGACAATGGCGGGGTCTATCTGGTCCCCGGCTTCACCGGCCTGGGCGCGCCCTGGTGGCAGCCCGAGGCGCGCGGCACGGTCATCGGCCTGACCCGCGACAGCGGCCCGGCCCACTTCGTCCGGGCGGCGCTGGAGAGCCTGGCCTATCAGACCCGCGACCTGCTGGACGCCCTGAAGACGGATGGCGCGCCGGCCCTGACGCGGCTGAAGGTGGACGGCGGGGTCACGGCCAACGCCTTCGCCATGCAGTTCGTCGCCGACATCTGCGAGGTCGAGGTCGAGCGCCCGGCCTTCCAGGAGATGACGGCCATGGGGGCGGCGCGGCTGGCGGCCTTCGGCGTCGGCCTGACGTCGGAGCTGTGGACCGCCCCGCTCGAGGCCCCCGCCGTCTGGCGCCCGCGGATGGGCGACGAGGAGCGGGCGCGGCTGCTGAAGGGCTGGCGCGGGGCGGTGAAGGCCGCCATCATCGCCGCCGAATGATCGCACGCACGCCAAAGAGCGGCGGCGGGGGAGACGAGACATGACCGAAAGTCTTGATGCTCAGGCGGCCTTTTCCGGCACGCGCGAGGTGGACGAACGCTATCGGCTGGACGAGGCGGCGCTGGATCGGTGGCTGAGCGCGAACGTCGAGGGCTACGCCGGGCCGCTGACGATCCGCCAGTTCAAGGGCGGTCAGTCCAACCCCACCTATGAGCTGACCACGCCGGGTCGGACCTATGTCCTGCGGCGCAAGCCGCCGGGCGTCCTGCTGGCCAGCGCCCACGCCGTGGACCGCGAGTTCACCGTCATCTCCGCCCTGCACGCCCAGGGGTTTCCGGTGGCGCGACCCTATGCTCTGTGTACGGACGAAGCCGTGATCGGCTCGATCTTCTATGTCATGGACAAGGTTGAGGGCCGGGTCTTCTGGGACCTGAAACTGCCGGGGCTGTCGCCCGCCGAGCGCCGCGCCGTCTATGAGGCCCAGACGGATACGCTGGCGGCGCTGCATGCTTTCGATCCCGCCGCCATCGGCCTGTCGGACTACGGCAAGCCGGGCAATTATTTCGCGCGGCAGGTCGGACGCTGGACCAAGCAGTATCGGGCCTCGGAGATCGCGCCGATCCCGGCGATGGACCGGCTGATCGCCTTCCTGCCCGACAGCCTGCCGCCGGAGGGGCCGACGCGGATCGTCCACGGCGACTTCCGCCTCGACAACATGATCCTCGCGCCCGATGCGGCCAGGGTCAGGGCGGTGCTGGACTGGGAGCTGTCGACCCTGGGCGACCCCATGGCCGACTTCTCCTATCTGCTGATCGCGTGGGTCATACCGGCGTCTTTGCGCAACGGACTGGCGGGGGCGGACCTGAAAGAACTGGGCATTCCCTCGGTTGAGGAGACGGTCGCACGCTACGCCGAAAAGACGGGCACGGCGCCGCTACAGAATCTCGACTGGCTGTTCGCCTACAACCTGTTCCGGCTGGCGGCCATCTGTCAGGGCATAGCCGGGCGGGTGCGCGACGGCACCGCCGCCAGCGCCCACGCCAGGAGCATGGCGGCTCAGGTCGGGCCCCTGTCGGATGCGGCCTGGAGCTTCGCCCAGCGGGCCGGGGCGTGAAGCTTGGCGGTAATTAAAACAGTTTTTGTTGCGGTTGGATTGTGAAACGGCGCCGGAAGCCCTACCTTCCGGTCTGGAGCATTGATCAAGATGTCTGACAGCCAAAGATTCCCCGTCGCCGCCCACGCCCTGGCCTATCTGGCCCACAAGGGCGCCTATTCGGCCGCCGACGCCGCACCCAGCGCCGTTCTGGCCGCCTCGGTGCCGACCAATCCGGTGGTCATCCGCCGGGTCACGGCCCTGCTGGCCAAGGCCGGGCTGATCGCCACGCGCCCCGGCGCCTCGGGCGGGTCCTGGCTGCTGCGTCAGCCCGAGACCATCTGCCTGGACGAGGTGCTGAAGGCCGTGAACGGCTGCGCCCATCTGGGCTCCACCCCCGCCGGGGCCAAGGGGTGTCCTGTGGGCGAGCATATCCCGCGCCAGGTGGCCAAGGCCCTGACCGCCGCCGATCAGGCTGCGGGGGCGGCCCTGTCCAAGATCACCATCGCCGACCTGCTCGACGCCGACCCCGCGTCGTTGCGCGACTTCGCGCCGCATTCGTCCTGTCCTGTCGCTGCCTGACGCGCCGCTTGGGGGATCATCGCCGAACCATCCTGATCACGGGGGCCAGCGCCGGCATCGGCGCGGCCCTGGCGCACGAGTGCGCCGGGCGAGGCTATGACCTGATCCTGACCGCGCGTCGTGAAGGGGCGCTGACGGCTCTGGCCGAGACCCTGGTCGCCCGCTACGGCGTCGCCGCCGGCGTCATCCCCGCCGATCTGGCCGAACCGGGCGCGCCCGCGGCCCTGGTCGCGGCGATCGCGGCGCGGGGCCTCAGCGTCGACGGCCTGATCAACAACGCCGGCTTCAGCCGCACCACGGGCTTTCTCTCCACCGATCCTGCCGACCACGCCGCCATGATCCGCGTCATGCTGACCGCGCCGGTCGAACTGTCGCGGCTGCTGCTGCCGGGCATGGTGGAACGCCACTGGGGCCGGGTGCTGAACGTCGCCTCGCTGGCCGGGCAGATGCCCGCAACCGGCGGCGACACGCTTTATGGGCCGATCAAGAGCTTCCTGATCAAGGCCTCGCAGGGGCTGTGGCTGGAGATGCGCGGAACGGGGGTGCACGTCACGGCCCTGTGCCCCGGCTACACCTATACCGAGTTTCACGACGTCAACGGCTCGCGCGCTCAGGTGTCGAGCGCCTATCCCAAGTGGATGTGGATGGACGCCGACCGCGTGGCCCGCATCGGCTGGGACGCGGTCGAGGCCGATCGCCCGCGCGTCACGCCGGGCGTCGCCAACAATGTGCTGGCGGCCCTGGGTGGGATGCTGCCCGACGCCCTGGCGCTAAGAATGGTCGGCGGCCACGCCAAACGGCTGGACCGGCTCTAGACCTCAAAAGGCTCAGTGACCGCCGGCGGGGTAGGGCGCCGTGACCCCGATGCTGAACATGCCGGGGATGGCCTCGCCCAGACCGGCGATGATGAACTGGATGGCCAGGGCGCACAGGATCAGGCCCAGGACGCGGACCACGATGGCCATGCCGACATCGCCGAGGATGCGGCTGATCGGGCCGGTGCAGGCAAAGCAGACGAAGGTGACGAGGCAGGCCGCCGCCATGGCGATCAGCGACGAGGCCGTGCCCGCCGCGCCCAGCTTCTGGGCTTCGCCGGCGTTGATGATGATGGCCGAGATGGCGCCGGGGCCGATCATCAGCGGAATGGCGAAGGGCACGATCAGACGCTTGAACCGGCGCTTGGCGTAGCCGCGCACGTCCTTGGCGTCGGTCACGGCGTCGGCGTCGGCGAAGATCTTGAGGAAGTCCTCGCGCGCCATGTCGAGCCCGAGCAACAGCAGCAGGATGCCGCCGGCGATGCGGAAGGCGGCCAGCGAAATGCCGAAGAACTGCAGCAGGCCGAGGCCCGTGAAGAAGAAGAAGCCGAGGAAGACGACCGCGAAGCCGCAGATCATGGCCGAGACGCTGATTCTCTGACGCAGCGAGGCCCCGGCGGTGGCGGCGGCGAAGATCGGCACATTGCCGATGGGGTCCAGCAGCGCGAACAGCGCCACGAACAGGTTGACCCCCAGATCGACCGCGTCCATTGCTTCGTCCCGCCCTAAAAACCCGCCGCGCGACCCGCGACGCTTCGCCCCACCTATCGGGGCATCCGCGCGCGCCTGCAACCCGCCGAGAGCCGGAAATGTCCGAAGTCCCTTCTGTCGACCTGGCCAACCGCCCCTTCGACCCCCGTGTTATCTGCGCCCTGGACGTGCCGACGACGGAGGAGGCGCGGGCCCTGGTCGAGCGCATCGGCGACGCGGTCGGCTTCTACAAGGTGGGGCTGCAACTGTTCGCCTCGGACGGCATGGGGCTGGCGCGCGCGCTGAAGGCGGCGG
Coding sequences within it:
- a CDS encoding threonine/serine dehydratase, encoding MHTPSFSGVLDAARQIAPAAVRTPLIEHPALNATVGGRVLMKAETLQVAGAFKFRGAYNRISRLTETEKTRGVVAYSSGNHAQGVAAAAQAVGTRALIVMPSDSPTVKVEGVRAFGGEVRFYDRWSESREAIGAEIAAERGAVLVPPFDDPFIIEGQGTVGLEMLEQAGIPMDQLLCGASGGGLIAGINLVMAEQSPETRVIVVEPEAFDDTRRSLEAGERTAHPQGAPSICDALMAPMPGELTFPVNRRLSGAATVTDAEVAEAMRFAFRWLKLVIEPGGAVSLAALLSGKVAGKGLTTGIILSGGNVDPGLFAEIIEGRFKG
- a CDS encoding MaoC family dehydratase yields the protein MTKPSDLQSLVGQEVGLSRWITIDQARIDAFAKITEDEQFIHVDPERARATPFGGTIAHGFLTLSLASAMAEAVAPLDGVVMGVNYGFDKLRFLAPVPAGSRVRGRFILMSAENKGVQDGVTRWLLKHALTVEIEGGDKPALMAEWLSMQMTTA
- a CDS encoding SDR family oxidoreductase, translated to MGDHRRTILITGASAGIGAALAHECAGRGYDLILTARREGALTALAETLVARYGVAAGVIPADLAEPGAPAALVAAIAARGLSVDGLINNAGFSRTTGFLSTDPADHAAMIRVMLTAPVELSRLLLPGMVERHWGRVLNVASLAGQMPATGGDTLYGPIKSFLIKASQGLWLEMRGTGVHVTALCPGYTYTEFHDVNGSRAQVSSAYPKWMWMDADRVARIGWDAVEADRPRVTPGVANNVLAALGGMLPDALALRMVGGHAKRLDRL
- a CDS encoding phosphotransferase family protein, whose amino-acid sequence is MTESLDAQAAFSGTREVDERYRLDEAALDRWLSANVEGYAGPLTIRQFKGGQSNPTYELTTPGRTYVLRRKPPGVLLASAHAVDREFTVISALHAQGFPVARPYALCTDEAVIGSIFYVMDKVEGRVFWDLKLPGLSPAERRAVYEAQTDTLAALHAFDPAAIGLSDYGKPGNYFARQVGRWTKQYRASEIAPIPAMDRLIAFLPDSLPPEGPTRIVHGDFRLDNMILAPDAARVRAVLDWELSTLGDPMADFSYLLIAWVIPASLRNGLAGADLKELGIPSVEETVARYAEKTGTAPLQNLDWLFAYNLFRLAAICQGIAGRVRDGTAASAHARSMAAQVGPLSDAAWSFAQRAGA
- the glpK gene encoding glycerol kinase GlpK; translation: MQANMILAIDQGTTSTRAIAFEVTPQPGRSPVGDNQPQAGRSPVGRKNGGAFSAVAVSQIELAQHFPRSGWVEHDAAEIWRATLQTCREVVRKAGGVDRFAAVGITNQRETAVLWDAGTGEPLHRAIVWQDRRTSDVTTRLAAEGHEAAVQAATGLILDPYFSASKYAWLLDEVPGARERAARGEVLLGTIDAWLIWKLTGGQSHVTDATNASRTSLMDLRTLQWREDLCDLFKVPMQALPEIRGCADHLGDCDASLFGRPLPVHGSAGDQQAALVGHGALAAGDAKITYGTGAFLVANVGEAPVASTSRLLGTLGYAADGQVAYALEGSIFSAGSAIQWLRDGLKVISDSRQSEAVAQTLKDNGGVYLVPGFTGLGAPWWQPEARGTVIGLTRDSGPAHFVRAALESLAYQTRDLLDALKTDGAPALTRLKVDGGVTANAFAMQFVADICEVEVERPAFQEMTAMGAARLAAFGVGLTSELWTAPLEAPAVWRPRMGDEERARLLKGWRGAVKAAIIAAE
- a CDS encoding MarC family protein, with protein sequence MDAVDLGVNLFVALFALLDPIGNVPIFAAATAGASLRQRISVSAMICGFAVVFLGFFFFTGLGLLQFFGISLAAFRIAGGILLLLLGLDMAREDFLKIFADADAVTDAKDVRGYAKRRFKRLIVPFAIPLMIGPGAISAIIINAGEAQKLGAAGTASSLIAMAAACLVTFVCFACTGPISRILGDVGMAIVVRVLGLILCALAIQFIIAGLGEAIPGMFSIGVTAPYPAGGH
- a CDS encoding MHYT domain-containing protein, whose product is MHLHLISPFGALSVLVAVFAAWTALDLFQQVRGRQGAARLAWLATAATAMGGGVWSMHFIAMLGFDPGGPVQYDLTLTLVSFLLAVAGSSLAFLIAAQSEGLRRLLPAGLIMGASICTMHYVGMAALRTTAAFAYRPSLVALSAVVALSASIIALVAAERARSTRVRLAAAVVLGLAVVGMHYFAMAALTLTPLQSPAPIHPVGAPPLMLAVGVAAVTVVILFLALAASMVGQRDKLIAIIDAGGVGYWELSLPGQSLWLSGRARKYLGLAHGEAFGAADFLRKLKPEDLPRRAATLARALRGGEYNAEYQMRDSGRWLQLRGRLIRSRSGRPIKLAGVITDVTDRRQAFAALATSEHRQRLLINELNHRVKNTLATIQSIAALTARRSSSVEDFMRLFQARLIALSDTHNLLTANGWEKARLRDLLVQEFRPYAEDRLRMTGPDVTLGAEQALSMGLILHELVTNAAKYGALSCPDGPGGWVTVDWTEADDEGLITLDWREHGGPTVVAPTRSGFGSRLIETSIRTTLAGAATMDYADGRLHCRLRFRPGAPPKT
- a CDS encoding Rrf2 family transcriptional regulator; amino-acid sequence: MSDSQRFPVAAHALAYLAHKGAYSAADAAPSAVLAASVPTNPVVIRRVTALLAKAGLIATRPGASGGSWLLRQPETICLDEVLKAVNGCAHLGSTPAGAKGCPVGEHIPRQVAKALTAADQAAGAALSKITIADLLDADPASLRDFAPHSSCPVAA